One segment of Carya illinoinensis cultivar Pawnee chromosome 13, C.illinoinensisPawnee_v1, whole genome shotgun sequence DNA contains the following:
- the LOC122292559 gene encoding uncharacterized protein LOC122292559 yields MHQKKSEVQIGTESSGVSSDFNPTPPLLFPPPSSLHHKLSYNSHLSPYPEQSFHPSSSSLPLQSPSHQHLLQNAPVAPPSPSSSSSSTPYKRTLLTQTHSSLSKSPTIYQFHSHPPQFNPQNASFFSVSLAVKTFLYRTLRKAKHFRRLRVHLRLILLLSLPFFYFLVSHPSHTFILDFLSAFAFSAALLFSLNLALPRLPSIRLFLARSFPIKLSHCSTISRPPLPVFWTIGSRPKPEKRPNSGCWVQVYRNGDVYEGEFHKGKCSGNGVYYYYMSGRYEGDWVDGKYDGYGVETWARGSRYRGQYRLGLRNGFGVYRFYTGDVYSGEWANGQSHGCGVHTCEDGSRYVGEFKWGVKHGLGHYHFRNGDTYAGEYFADKMHGFGVYSFANGHRYEGAWHEGRRQGLGMYTFRNGETQSGHWQNGVLDIPSTQNTTSPVSPVAVYHSKVLNAVQEARRAAEKAYDVAKVDERVNRAVASANRAANAARVAAVKAVQKQMHHNGNDNIPIPIV; encoded by the exons ATGCATCAGAAGAAATCCGAAGTTCAGATCGGAACAGAAAGCAGCGGCGTCTCTTCCGATTTCAACCCTACCCCTCCTCTCCTTTTCCCTCCTCCTTCCTCACTCCACCACAAATTATCTTACAATTCCCACCTTTCCCCTTACCCAGAACAATCTTTTCAtccctcctcttcttctcttcctcttcaatcCCCCTCCCACCAGCATCTACTACAGAATGCCCCTGTTGCccctccttctccttcttcttcctcttcttcaaccCCTTACAAGCGGACCCTTTTGACCCAAACCCATTCCTCCCTCTCCAAATCCCCTACCATTTACCAATTCCACTCGCACCCGCCGCAATTCAATCCCCAAAACGCTTCATTTTTCTCCGTCTCGCTTGCCGTCAAGACCTTTTTGTATCGGACTCTTCGCAAAGCGAAGCACTTTCGGCGACTGCGGGTGCATCTGCGGCTGATCCTTTTGCTCTCCCTTCCGTTCTTCTACTTCTTGGTCTCCCATCCAAGCCATACCTTCATCCTCGACTTCCTCTCCGCCTTTGCCTTCTCCGCGGCCCTCTTGTTCTCGCTCAACCTCGCGCTCCCTCGCCTCCCCTCCATACGCCTATTCCTCGCGCGGTCATTCCCGATCAAGCTCTCCCACTGCTCTACCATCTCCCGGCCGCCTCTGCCGGTGTTTTGGACGATTGGTTCGCGGCCCAAACCCGAGAAGAGACCGAATTCTGGGTGTTGGGTCCAGGTCTATCGCAACGGGGACGTGTACGAGGGTGAGTTCCACAAGGGAAAGTGCTCGGGGAATGGGGTGTATTACTATTACATGAGTGGGAGGTACGAGGGCGATTGGGTAGATGGCAAGTATGACGGCTATGGTGTCGAGACGTGGGCCAGGGGGAGTCGGTACCGTGGGCAGTATCGGCTGGGGCTTCGGAATGGCTTTGGGGTGTATCGGTTTTATACCGGTGATGTTTATTCCGGAGAATGGGCAAATGGACAAAGTCATGGGTGCGGAGTGCATACCTGCGAGGATGGGAGCCGGTATGTCGGGGAGTTCAAATGGGGCGTCAAGCACGGCCTTGGGCACTACCATTTCAG aaaTGGGGACACGTATGCCGGAGAATATTTTGCTGACAAGATGCATGGGTTTGGGGTCTATTCTTTCGCAAATGGACATCGATACGAGGGAGCCTGGCATGAGGGTAGAAGGCAAGGGCTTGGAATGTACACATTCAGAAATGGTGAAACACAATCTGGTCACTGGCAAAATGGAGTTCTTGACATTCCAAGTACACAGAACACCACCTCTCCTGTATCTCCTGTCGCTGTATATCATTCCAAAGTGCTGAATGCAGTGCAG GAAGCTCGACGAGCGGCAGAGAAAGCCTATGATGTGGCAAAGGTGGATGAAAGGGTCAACAGGGCAGTAGCATCTGCCAATAGAGCTGCCAATGCAGCTAGAGTAGCAGCTGTTAAGGCCGTCCAAAAACAAATGCACCATAATGGCAACGACAACATTCCAATTCCAATCGTGTGA